One Globicephala melas chromosome 6, mGloMel1.2, whole genome shotgun sequence genomic window carries:
- the FAM240B gene encoding protein FAM240B isoform X3 has product MNNQYIRREVFCCETCHELKSFWEKEISKQTGYRELEEDRQGRSALRKLREEWKQRLEKRLGMLDNPDGKEKQANTVG; this is encoded by the exons ATGAACAATCAATACATACGTCGAGAAGTCTTCTGCTGTGAAACTTGTCATGAGCTCAAAAGCTTCTGGGAGAAAGAAATTAGCAAACAGACTGGTTACCGGGAACTGGAGGAAGATCGTCAGGGAAGAAGTGCCCTGAGAAA GCTCAGAGAAGaatggaagcagagactggagaaAAGGCTGGGGATGTTGGACAATCCTGATGGGAAGGAAAAGCAGGCAAACACTGTGGGCTGA
- the FAM240B gene encoding protein FAM240B isoform X2 produces the protein MTQRMNNQYIRREVFCCETCHELKSFWEKEISKQTGYRELEEDRQGRSALRKLREEWKQRLEKRLGMLDNPDGKEKQANTVG, from the exons ATGACTCAG aggATGAACAATCAATACATACGTCGAGAAGTCTTCTGCTGTGAAACTTGTCATGAGCTCAAAAGCTTCTGGGAGAAAGAAATTAGCAAACAGACTGGTTACCGGGAACTGGAGGAAGATCGTCAGGGAAGAAGTGCCCTGAGAAA GCTCAGAGAAGaatggaagcagagactggagaaAAGGCTGGGGATGTTGGACAATCCTGATGGGAAGGAAAAGCAGGCAAACACTGTGGGCTGA